A region from the Mya arenaria isolate MELC-2E11 chromosome 2, ASM2691426v1 genome encodes:
- the LOC128209054 gene encoding LOW QUALITY PROTEIN: uncharacterized protein LOC128209054 (The sequence of the model RefSeq protein was modified relative to this genomic sequence to represent the inferred CDS: substituted 1 base at 1 genomic stop codon), translating to MRIFILFVFLGYAYGAPSRAEGVALCEVCHLLVGEVQDLVLQGQTQSVIGDYVSDICNRLPSTEKDVCNTFLSTNTGLLVDKLVSDLTPHQFCGQLPEVCPPQQAEEAEESVGGPLECELCKLAVLGIDKLIGQNRSSTAINATLEKFCDSLPDELGKLCKQIEPAILKGITQGFDPDTACKFAALCAAPRPGDIVNLSCDLCNTVLDAIGVSDTESICAVQKTCILEAEKIRRELEKQDEVQDTLECQLCKFLVQAIDTLLGENRTAAEVNKTLTQFCNDLPGELKDSCISALPDILKAILGGIEPAKACDFVKICNDAGTIPVTNDYIPCDVCVPTMEALAGETGISICHQFEFVCGEEEAKLAIEQAPATPDETPYCDICQFLVKSVVNLVGTERSMESVANAVDTVCSNMPAVGRDLCGKFEDTLVEQIASGMDDPLEGCTLLAVCSGHERDISKAPVEHTKTNLKATPECELCQFIINVLDQFVTTNQSVQQINETLYNLCDKLPRDYQTTCFRLVQQIDVVVASGLDPDKSCEAVKLCDDSAESLTANEGLCETCSLLVELLPEEQALKIKNNVCHKVCPNRVRRSIEKEMAMMLPKFGSGGPAECELCHVAIRSIDELIAENKSVSEINKTVTEVCERLTGIQLQQQCMKVVPTLVKTLKTGLDPIKICKSLNLCTEENKRSRSKLLKKKIHKRSTADGNLKDIKCDICKGIIEELDSVLEKNATIEKINETLYQTCDKLPGAINDLCLQFAPQIISAIEQGVDPTDACSKIGVCTSLDDIKPIEQPVGDIKCDICELIINALDKLAGQNATDEKINATIYALCGELPGAAQVFCQNVAPTIVKAIEQGVDPQAACAALNLCSSGKTNVTASFXRFTKNVGDLKCNICELLVQELEKLIGANATDEKINATIYGLCDQLPGTAASFCQLIAPTIVKELEKGGDPQKTCSDVKLCSADIRPIEQPVGDIKCDICELIINALDKLAGQNATDEKINATIYALCGELPGAAQIFCQNVAPTIVKAIEQGVDPQAACAALKLCSTAVLRPTVQLTKEVGDVKCDICELLVQELEKLIGANATDEKINATIYGLCDQLPGAAASFCQLIAPTIVKELEKGGDPQKTCSDVKLCSAAIPKASSVRISNAVDVKCDICEFVINEFDKVLADNGTDIKINATIFAACDKLNGTAAIFCKLIAPSVVKALEDGIKPQVACKAVKLCPSSFRKPTVQLSKNVGDIKCDICERLVQELEKLIGANATDEKINATIYGLCDQLPGAAASFCQLIAPTIVKELEKGGDPQKTCSDVKLCSAAIPKASSVRISNAVDVKCDICEFVINEFDKVLADNGTDIKINATIFAACDKLDGAAAIFCKLIAPNVVNAIEQGISTKEACKATKLCPSFSGPPPSNDLKCELCEMIVLKVDNFVGQNASDEKINQTVYKVCQELSGTMQTFCLLVAPTVIKEIEMGAKPDQACAQLKLCGNHNDTRAIVQKPTITKELHLSCAVCARALEPVISDITGDYAKIQNVAQNICNNLPAIYRSQCMTLANDEHGYMWKPFFERYTPKMLCELAECTGNPPGNLS from the exons ATGAgaatttttattctttttgtattCCTTGGATATGCATATG GAGCACCATCCCGGGCCGAGGGGGTCGCGCTGTGTGAAGTGTGCCATCTTCTGGTCGGGGAGGTACAGGACCTCGTGCTCCAAGGACAAACACAG TCTGTGATTGGCGACTATGTTAGCGATATCTGCAACCGGTTGCCTTCCACCGAGAAGGACGTCTGTAACACCTTCCTGTCCACCAACACCGGACTCCTCGTCGACAAGCTCGTCTCAGACCTG ACTCCACACCAGTTTTGCGGTCAACTTCCTGAAGTGTGTCCACCACAGCAGGCAGAAGAGGCGGAAGAGTCTGTAGGG GGCCCACTGGAATGTGAGCTATGTAAGCTGGCGGTTCTGGGCATCGACAAGCTCATCGGGCAGAACCGTTCGTCGACGGCCATTAACGCCACGCTCGAGAAATTCTGTGACAGCCTGCCAGACGAACTTGGAAAACTG TGTAAGCAGATCGAGCCTGCAATCCTCAAGGGCATCACGCAAGGGTTCGACCCCGATACTGCCTGCAAATTTGCCGCTCTTTGCGCTG CTCCAAGACCTGGCGATATAGTAAATCTGTCGTGCGATTTATGTAATACAGTCTTGGACGCTATTGGGGTTTCG GATACGGAGAGTATCTGCGCCGTTCAAAAAACCTGCATACTTGAGGCGGAGAAAATCAGACGGGAATTGGAAAAACAGGATGAAGTGCAA GATACACTGGAGTGTCAGCTCTGCAAGTTTCTCGTTCAAGCCATTGACACACTACTGGGAGAGAACAGGACGGCGGCTGAGGTGAACAAAACTCTCACACAGTTCTGTAACGACCTGCCCGGGGAACTCAAGGACTCG tGCATCAGCGCCCTGCCAGATATTTTGAAGGCAATTCTTGGCGGGATTGAGCCAGCAAAAGCCTGCGactttgttaaaatttgcaATGATG CGGGAACAATACCGGTGACAAACGACTACATACCATGTGATGTTTGTGTGCCTACAATGGAAGCATTGGCTGGCGAG ACAGGTATCAGCATATGCCATCAGTTCGAATTCGTGTGTGGGGAAGAGGAGGCGAAACTAGCTATCGAACAGGCTCCTGCTACCCCTGAT GAGACGCCTTATTGCGATATATGTCAGTTCCTTGTCAAGTCTGTGGTGAACCTGGTGGGGACTGAGCGCTCAATGGAATCGGTGGCCAACGCAGTGGACACGGTGTGCTCTAACATGCCTGCCGTCGGCAGAGACCTG TGTGGGAAATTCGAGGATACCTTGGTCGAGCAGATTGCCAGCGGTATGGACGACCCGCTCGAGGGCTGCACACTCCTGGCTGTATGTTCAG GCCATGAACGAGACATTTCAAAAGCACCTGTCGAACATACAAAGACCAACCTTAAG GCCACCCCGGAATGTGAATTGTGCCAATTCATCATAAACGTCCTTGACCAGTTTGTGACCACGAACCAGAGTGTTCAGCAAATCAACGAGACCCTGTACAACCTTTGTGACAAGCTCCCCAGAGACTACCAGACCACT TGCTTCCGGCTTGTACAACAAATTGATGTTGTGGTGGCTTCTGGACTTGACCCAGACAAATCGTGTGAAGCTGTCAAGCTATGCGATG ACTCTGCAGAATCATTAACCGCCAACGAGGGACTCTGTGAAACATGCTCTCTTCTTGTTGAACTTCTTCCTGAAGAACAAGCtttaaag attaaaaataatgtatgccACAAAGTATGCCCAAACAGAGTAAGGCGCTCCATAGAGAAAGAGATGGCAATGATGCTCCCAAAGTTCGGTTCG GGAGGCCCAGCAGAGTGCGAGTTGTGTCATGTGGCAATTAGATCGATTGACGAACTCATAGCTGAAAACAAATCCGTGTCAGAGATTAATAAAACTGTGACGGAAGTCTGCGAGCGGCTTACAGGGATTCAGCTACAACAGCAG TGTATGAAAGTGGTGCCAACATTAGTTAAAACTCTGAAAACCGGCCTCGACCctattaaaatatgcaaaagcTTGAACCTATGTACAG AGGAAAACAAAAGAAGCAGATCTAAGCTGTTGAAAAAGAAGATCCATAAACGTTCAACCGCCGATGGGAATTTG AAAGACATTAAGTGCGATATTTGTAAGGGGATCATAGAAGAACTGGATTCAGTTTTGGAAAAGAATGCCACGATAGAAAAGATAAATGAAACCTTGTACCAGACATGCGACAAACTTCCAGGGGCGATCAACGATTTG TGTCTGCAGTTTGCTCCCCAAATAATATCGGCGATAGAGCAGGGAGTAGACCCTACGGATGCATGTAGCAAAATAGGAGTCTGCACAAGCTTAGACG aCATTAAACCCATCGAACAACCGGTTGGCGATATTAAATGTGACATTTGTGAGCTTATTATTAACGCGCTGGACAAACTCGCTGGACAGAACGCCACGGATGAGAAAATTAACGCCACAATCTACGCTTTATGTGGAGAGCTGCCTGGAGCGGCACAAGTATTT TGCCAAAATGTTGCCCCTACGATTGTCAAAGCAATCGAACAAGGAGTGGATCCGCAAGCAGcttgtgcagctttaaacttgtGTTCGTCGGGTAAGACAAATGTTACTGCGAGTTTTTAACGT TTTACAAAGAATGTCGGTGATCTAAAGTGTAACATATGTGAACTTTTGGTTCAAGAGTTGGAAAAACTAATTGGCGCTAATGCAACCGATGAGAAAATTAATGCCACCATCTACGGCTTATGTGACCAACTACCCGGGACAGCCGCGTCTTTT TGTCAACTTATTGCACCAACGATTGTGAAAGAACTCGAGAAGGGCGGCGACCCACAAAAGACGTGTTCTGATGTGAAACTTTGTTCAGCAG ACATTAGACCCATCGAACAACCGGTTGGCGATATTAAATGTGACATTTGTGAGCTTATTATTAACGCGCTGGACAAACTCGCTGGACAGAACGCCACGGATGAGAAAATTAACGCCACAATCTACGCTTTATGTGGCGAGCTGCCTGGAGCGGCACAAATATTT TGCCAAAATGTTGCCCCTACGATTGTCAAAGCAATCGAACAAGGAGTGGATCCACAAGCAGcttgtgcagctttaaagttgtGTTCCACAG cTGTTCTAAGACCTACCGTTCAGTTGACAAAGGAGGTCGGTGATGTAAAGTGCGACATCTGTGAGCTTTTGGTCCAAGAGTTGGAAAAACTTATTGGCGCTAATGCAACCGATGAGAAAATTAATGCCACCATCTACGGCTTATGTGACCAGCTACCCGGGGCAGCTGCATCTTTT TGTCAACTTATTGCACCAACGATCGTGAAAGAACTCGAGAAGGGTGGCGACCCACAAAAGACTTGTTCTGATGTTAAACTTTGTTCAGCAG CTATTCCAAAAGCGAGTTCTGTGCGAATTTCGAATGCTGTTGATGTAAAGTGCGATATATGTGAATTCGTTATTAATGAATTTGACAAAGTTCTCGCAGATAATGgcactgatataaaaataaacgcAACAATTTTCGCAGCGTGTGACAAGCTGAATGGAACTGCAGCTATATTT TGCAAGCTGATTGCACCCAGTGTAGTGAAGGCACTCGAGGACGGAATCAAACCACAGGTGGCGTGCAAGGCTGTAAAACTATGCCCCTCTT cTTTTCGAAAACCTACCGTTCAGTTGTCCAAAAATGTCGGTGATATAAAGTGCGACATCTGTGAACGTTTGGTTCAAGAGTTGGAAAAACTTATTGGCGCTAATGCAACCGATGAGAAAATCAATGCCACCATCTACGGCTTATGTGATCAGCTACCCGGGGCAGCCGCGTCTTTT TGTCAACTTATTGCACCAACGATCGTGAAAGAACTCGAGAAGGGTGGCGACCCACAAAAGACCTGTTCTGATGTTAAACTTTGTTCAGCAG ctATTCCAAAAGCGAGTTCTGTGCGAATTTCGAATGCTGTTGATGTAAAGTGCGATATATGTGAATTCGTCATTAATGAATTTGACAAAGTTCTCGCAGATAATGgcactgatataaaaataaacgcAACAATTTTTGCTGCGTGTGACAAGCTGGATGGAGCTGCAGCTATATTT TGCAAGCTGATTGCACCCAATGTAGTGAATGCAATCGAGCAGGGGATAAGTACAAAGGAGGCGTGCAAGGCAACAAAACTATGCCCCTCTT TTTCCGGCCCACCTCCTTCGAACGACTTAAAGTGTGAACTCTGCGAGATGATAGTGTTGAAAGTTGACAATTTCGTCGGGCAGAACGCTTCTGacgaaaaaataaatcagacaGTGTACAAAGTATGCCAAGAACTCAGTGGCACAATGCAGACTTTT TGCCTTTTGGTAGCCCCGACAGTCATCAAAGAAATAGAAATGGGAGCTAAACCTGACCAAGCCTGTGCACAGCTGAAGCTCTGTGGCAATCACAATG ACACCAGAGCAATAGTCCAAAAGCCAACGATCACAAAAGAACTCCACCTAAGCTGCGCGGTTTGTGCGAGAGCCCTGGAGCCTGTCATTTCAGATATCACAGGCGACTAT GCAAAGATACAAAATGTCGCTCAGAATATCTGCAACAATTTACCGGCGATTTACAGAAGTCAG TGTATGACATTGGCGAACGACGAGCACGGCTACATGTGGAAACCTTTCTTTGAGCGCTACACACCCAAGATGCTGTGTGAGTTGGCAGAATGTACTGGCAACCCCCCGGGAAATCTTTCCTAG